Proteins encoded in a region of the Streptomyces sp. NBC_00258 genome:
- a CDS encoding J domain-containing protein, with translation MGDSSVGDSSEGDAGGEGQERPEARLERAVRAAEQALIEFEIAVETFRVEVENFSRLHHQKLGPMYSRLDELDAQIAEARAASTGDPEDVRKAQEARARVMPMPGIEELFHDWLDSDGLSPEASAMLTEQPVRPPQRVRPSDEARKLYRELVRKAHPDLAQDDTERARRDEFISRVNAAYGRGDEPLLRELSEEWAAGPVSEEWRPTRSEELYARLEWLAQRKELLALVARDLEESAIGAMLKIAPDDPDRLLEEIAEQLLAQVSEREAELAGLLGSGA, from the coding sequence GTGGGCGACTCGTCCGTGGGTGACTCGTCCGAGGGTGACGCCGGAGGTGAAGGCCAGGAGCGGCCCGAGGCGCGGCTGGAGCGGGCCGTGCGGGCGGCCGAGCAGGCGTTGATCGAGTTCGAGATCGCGGTGGAGACGTTCCGGGTCGAGGTGGAGAACTTCTCCCGGCTGCACCACCAGAAGCTCGGGCCGATGTACTCGCGGCTCGACGAACTGGACGCGCAGATCGCCGAGGCACGGGCCGCGAGCACCGGCGACCCGGAGGACGTGCGCAAGGCGCAGGAGGCACGGGCCCGTGTCATGCCGATGCCGGGGATCGAGGAACTGTTCCACGACTGGCTCGACTCGGACGGGCTGTCCCCGGAGGCCTCGGCCATGCTGACCGAGCAGCCGGTGCGGCCGCCGCAGCGGGTCCGGCCGAGTGACGAGGCCCGCAAGCTCTACCGGGAGCTGGTCCGCAAGGCGCACCCCGACCTGGCGCAGGACGACACGGAGCGCGCGCGGCGCGACGAGTTCATCTCCCGGGTCAACGCGGCGTACGGCCGTGGGGACGAGCCCCTGCTCCGGGAGCTGTCCGAGGAGTGGGCCGCCGGTCCCGTGTCCGAGGAGTGGCGCCCGACTCGCAGCGAGGAGCTCTACGCCCGTCTCGAATGGCTCGCCCAGCGCAAGGAACTGCTCGCCCTCGTCGCCCGCGACCTGGAGGAGAGCGCGATCGGCGCGATGCTCAAGATCGCTCCGGACGACCCCGACCGGCTGCTGGAGGAGATCGCCGAGCAGCTGCTGGCGCAGGTGAGCGAGCGGGAGGCCGAGCTGGCGGGCCTGCTCGGCAGCGGGGCCTGA
- a CDS encoding FhaA domain-containing protein, which translates to MGVLKKFEQRLEGLVNGTFAKVFKSEVQPVEIAGALQRECDNNATIWNRDRTVVPNDFIVELSTPDFERLSPYSGQLGDELAGMVRDYAKQQRYTFMGTIKVHLEKADDLDTGLYRVRSRTLASSANQQATPERAPAGPPPAAARGQAGGYGYPPAAAPPMPAAPPPGGRPGAAPAGQRPAAAPQPGGRTRHWIEINGNRHQISRPTLVLGRSTEADVRIDDPGVSRRHCEIRTGTPSTVQDLGSTNGIVVDGQHTTRATLRDGSRIVVGSTTIIYRQAEG; encoded by the coding sequence ATGGGAGTCCTGAAGAAGTTCGAGCAACGTCTCGAAGGTCTGGTCAACGGCACCTTCGCCAAGGTGTTCAAGTCCGAGGTCCAGCCCGTGGAGATCGCAGGAGCGCTCCAGCGCGAGTGCGACAACAACGCCACGATCTGGAACCGCGACCGGACCGTCGTCCCGAACGACTTCATCGTGGAGCTGAGCACGCCCGACTTCGAGCGGCTCAGCCCCTACTCCGGCCAGCTCGGTGACGAGCTCGCCGGCATGGTGCGCGACTACGCCAAGCAGCAGCGCTACACCTTCATGGGCACCATCAAGGTGCATCTGGAGAAGGCGGACGACCTGGACACGGGCCTGTACCGGGTCCGCAGCCGTACGCTCGCCTCCTCCGCCAACCAGCAGGCCACTCCCGAGCGCGCACCCGCGGGCCCGCCCCCGGCGGCAGCCCGCGGCCAGGCAGGCGGCTACGGCTACCCGCCGGCGGCCGCTCCTCCCATGCCTGCCGCGCCGCCCCCCGGCGGCCGTCCGGGCGCCGCACCCGCGGGCCAGCGGCCCGCCGCGGCCCCGCAGCCGGGTGGACGTACGCGGCACTGGATCGAGATCAACGGCAACCGCCATCAGATCTCCCGCCCGACGCTGGTGCTGGGCCGCAGCACCGAAGCCGACGTGCGGATCGACGACCCCGGCGTCTCGCGCCGGCACTGTGAGATCCGGACCGGAACGCCCTCGACTGTCCAGGATCTCGGGTCCACCAACGGCATCGTGGTGGACGGGCAGCACACCACCCGCGCTACGCTCCGCGACGGCTCGCGGATCGTCGTGGGCAGCACCACCATCATTTACCGGCAAGCCGAAGGGTGA
- a CDS encoding acyl-CoA dehydrogenase family protein produces MDFTFTEEQQAAVEAARAVFAGVAPDGVPSPALTAGAVADDFDRALWAKLADADLLSLLLDARHGGAGLDAIALCLVLRESAKVLARVPLLESTAAAVTVQTYGGEELKADVLARAGRGELVLTVAANGRTGHDGAELAVTARPEGDLWVLDGVQTAVPWAQNADFVLVPALSTESGRSVFALVPRVHEGALLAEQFSTTGERLGELRLDSVRVPARDVIDADGAWESLRALLATGTCALALGLGEGVLGMTSEYTSKREQFGFPVATFQAVAVQAADRYIDLRAMEATLWQAAWRISSGAGGALPASGDIAVAKTWASEGVRRVVQTAQHLHGGIGADTDYPLHRYHAWAKHLELSLGPAAAHEEALGDLLAAHPLG; encoded by the coding sequence GTGGACTTCACCTTCACCGAGGAGCAGCAGGCGGCCGTGGAAGCGGCGAGGGCCGTGTTCGCGGGGGTCGCGCCGGACGGTGTGCCGAGTCCCGCGCTCACCGCCGGCGCCGTCGCCGACGACTTCGACCGCGCACTGTGGGCGAAACTCGCCGACGCGGACCTGCTGAGCCTGCTGCTCGACGCCCGCCACGGCGGCGCGGGCCTGGACGCCATCGCGCTCTGCCTGGTGCTGCGCGAGTCCGCGAAGGTGCTCGCGCGGGTGCCGTTGCTGGAGAGCACCGCGGCCGCGGTGACCGTGCAGACGTACGGCGGCGAGGAGCTGAAGGCGGACGTGCTCGCCCGGGCCGGCCGGGGTGAGCTGGTCCTGACGGTCGCCGCGAACGGACGTACCGGCCATGACGGCGCCGAACTCGCCGTGACCGCACGTCCGGAGGGCGACCTGTGGGTGCTGGACGGGGTACAGACGGCCGTCCCCTGGGCACAGAACGCCGACTTCGTCCTCGTGCCCGCGCTGAGCACCGAATCCGGCCGCTCCGTGTTCGCCCTTGTCCCCCGCGTCCACGAAGGCGCGCTGCTCGCCGAGCAGTTCTCGACAACAGGTGAGCGGCTCGGCGAACTCCGGCTGGATTCCGTACGCGTTCCCGCCCGTGACGTCATCGACGCCGACGGAGCCTGGGAGTCGCTGCGTGCCCTGCTCGCCACCGGGACGTGCGCGCTGGCGCTCGGGCTCGGTGAAGGAGTGCTCGGGATGACGAGCGAATACACCAGCAAGCGGGAGCAGTTCGGGTTCCCGGTCGCCACGTTCCAGGCCGTGGCCGTGCAGGCCGCCGACCGCTACATCGACCTGCGCGCGATGGAGGCCACCCTCTGGCAGGCCGCCTGGCGGATCAGCTCGGGCGCGGGCGGGGCCCTGCCCGCGTCAGGCGACATCGCCGTCGCCAAGACCTGGGCCTCCGAGGGCGTACGCCGTGTCGTGCAGACCGCGCAGCATCTGCACGGCGGCATCGGCGCGGACACCGACTATCCCCTGCACCGGTACCACGCCTGGGCCAAGCACCTGGAACTCTCACTCGGCCCGGCGGCAGCACACGAGGAGGCACTGGGCGATCTGCTGGCGGCGCATCCCCTGGGGTGA
- a CDS encoding rhodanese-like domain-containing protein, with protein sequence MPTVEVSDLADGDFLLDVREDDEWQAGHAEGALHIPISDFVARYGELTEAAPQDGKVHVICRSGGRSAQVAMYLVQQGIDAVNVDGGMQVWAAAGRPVVNAEGQSGFVL encoded by the coding sequence GTGCCCACGGTCGAGGTCTCGGATCTCGCGGACGGTGACTTCCTGCTGGACGTCCGGGAGGACGACGAGTGGCAGGCGGGTCACGCCGAAGGGGCGCTGCACATTCCCATCAGTGACTTCGTCGCACGTTACGGCGAGCTGACCGAGGCGGCGCCTCAGGACGGCAAGGTCCATGTGATCTGCCGCTCAGGGGGCCGTTCGGCACAGGTCGCGATGTACCTGGTCCAGCAGGGCATCGACGCGGTGAACGTCGACGGCGGCATGCAGGTCTGGGCGGCCGCGGGCCGTCCTGTGGTGAACGCGGAGGGGCAGTCGGGGTTCGTTCTCTAG
- a CDS encoding Stp1/IreP family PP2C-type Ser/Thr phosphatase yields the protein MYPEPTGEVRMSLSLRFAAGSHKGMIREGNEDSGYAGPRLLAIADGMGGQAAGEVASSEVISTIVALDDDVPGSDILTSLGTAVQRANDQLRMMVEEDPQLEGMGTTLTALLWTGQRLGLVHVGDSRAYLLRDGVLTQITQDHTWVQRLVDEGRITEEEATTHPQRSLLMRALGSGDHVEPDLSIREVRAGDRYLICSDGLSGVVSHQTMEDTLASYQGPQETVQQLIELALRGGGPDNITVIVADVLDIDGGDTLAGQLSDTPVVVGAVAENQHQLHDDGAMQTPAGRASSLGRQVPGQGGGGEFGPPGSGDTTGYVPTGGFGGYSDDDFVKPRSGRKWLKRSLYIALALGVIGGGLYGGYRWTQTQYYVGANDEHVALYQGISQDLAWVSLSKVEKDHPEIELKYLPPYQQKQVKATITEGGLTDARSKIEELATQASACKKDAERREAESKENAKTGEGEAGGVTGTTRTSAASKATPTPTPSGSGTTSPDPSKSTTAPTPTPGPSLSDEEQKLVSLCGKQ from the coding sequence ATGTACCCGGAGCCGACGGGCGAGGTGCGCATGAGTCTCTCACTGCGCTTCGCCGCCGGATCGCACAAAGGCATGATCCGCGAGGGCAACGAGGACTCCGGCTACGCCGGTCCCCGGCTGCTCGCGATCGCCGACGGGATGGGCGGCCAGGCCGCCGGTGAGGTGGCCTCCTCCGAGGTCATCTCCACCATCGTCGCGCTCGACGACGACGTGCCCGGATCCGACATCCTCACCTCGCTCGGGACGGCCGTTCAGCGCGCCAACGACCAGCTCAGGATGATGGTCGAGGAGGACCCCCAGCTCGAAGGCATGGGGACGACCCTCACCGCGCTCCTGTGGACCGGGCAGCGGCTCGGCCTCGTACACGTCGGTGACTCCCGCGCGTATCTGCTGCGGGACGGCGTGCTGACGCAGATCACGCAGGACCACACGTGGGTGCAGCGCCTCGTCGACGAGGGCCGCATCACGGAGGAAGAGGCGACCACCCACCCGCAGAGGTCCCTCCTCATGCGCGCGCTGGGCAGTGGCGACCACGTCGAGCCGGACCTCTCCATCCGTGAAGTCCGCGCCGGTGACCGGTACTTGATCTGCTCCGACGGGCTGTCCGGGGTCGTCTCCCATCAGACGATGGAGGACACCCTCGCCAGCTACCAGGGCCCGCAGGAGACGGTGCAGCAGCTGATCGAGCTCGCGCTGCGCGGCGGCGGCCCCGACAACATCACGGTCATCGTGGCCGACGTCCTCGACATCGACGGCGGGGACACCCTCGCAGGGCAGCTCTCCGACACCCCCGTCGTCGTGGGCGCGGTCGCCGAGAACCAGCACCAGCTGCACGACGACGGCGCCATGCAGACGCCCGCCGGCCGCGCCTCCAGCCTCGGCCGGCAGGTGCCCGGGCAGGGCGGCGGCGGAGAGTTCGGCCCGCCCGGCAGCGGCGACACCACCGGCTACGTACCCACCGGCGGTTTCGGTGGCTACTCGGACGACGACTTCGTCAAACCGCGCTCCGGGCGGAAGTGGCTGAAGAGATCTCTCTACATCGCGCTCGCGCTCGGCGTCATCGGCGGCGGACTGTACGGCGGCTACCGCTGGACGCAGACGCAGTACTACGTCGGCGCCAACGACGAGCACGTCGCGCTGTACCAGGGCATCAGCCAGGACCTGGCCTGGGTCTCGCTCTCGAAGGTGGAGAAGGATCACCCCGAGATCGAACTCAAGTACCTGCCGCCGTACCAGCAGAAGCAGGTCAAGGCCACGATCACCGAGGGCGGTCTGACCGACGCCCGCTCGAAGATCGAGGAGCTGGCCACCCAGGCGTCCGCGTGCAAGAAGGACGCCGAGCGCCGCGAGGCGGAGAGCAAGGAGAACGCGAAGACCGGTGAGGGCGAGGCCGGCGGTGTCACGGGAACCACACGGACCTCTGCCGCGTCCAAGGCGACACCTACGCCGACCCCGTCGGGGTCCGGTACAACATCGCCCGACCCGTCCAAGTCCACGACCGCACCCACTCCCACACCCGGCCCCAGCCTCTCCGACGAAGAGCAGAAGCTGGTCTCGCTGTGCGGTAAGCAGTAA
- a CDS encoding DUF2252 domain-containing protein: MSETGGAVAGAARVPEVRGFARRLGEDSSKGQGSPKEEGKALRGRVPRSAHASIDTNGDRPDAVTAVDVSNRGRIPGLTPIRVGRMAATPFAFLRGSAGLMAYDLARTPLTGIGAQICGDAHAANFGLYGDARGGLVIDLNDFDETVHGPWEWDLKRLATSLVLAAREAGADEDTCRKAAYFATGSYRRTMRLLAKLPVLDAWNAIADEELVSHADAHDLLGTLERVSEKARGNTSGRFAAKSTEVAEDGGRRFVDAPPVLRRVPDEEAAGVARSLEEYLATLSEDRLPLLARYAVHDVAFRVVGTGSVGTRSYVVLLLDHRGEALVLQVKEARTSVLVPHLETVGLAVPEVAHEGRRVVLGQKRMQVVSDILLGWTSVEGRPFQVRQFRNRKGSVDPAALAADQIDDYARMTGALLARAHAHSADPRLIAGYCGKSEELDEAVATFSVAYADRTEADHAELVAAVRAGRIVGELGV; encoded by the coding sequence GTGAGCGAGACCGGTGGTGCGGTGGCCGGGGCGGCAAGAGTTCCGGAGGTGCGCGGGTTCGCGCGACGGCTTGGGGAGGACTCGTCCAAGGGACAGGGTTCGCCCAAGGAGGAGGGCAAGGCGCTGCGGGGCCGGGTCCCGCGCAGTGCGCACGCCTCCATCGACACGAACGGCGACCGCCCGGACGCGGTGACCGCGGTAGACGTGTCCAACCGCGGCCGGATCCCCGGGCTCACACCGATACGGGTCGGCAGGATGGCGGCCACGCCCTTCGCCTTCCTGCGCGGTTCGGCCGGACTCATGGCCTACGACCTGGCGCGTACGCCGCTGACCGGTATCGGCGCCCAGATCTGCGGCGACGCGCACGCGGCGAACTTCGGTCTGTACGGGGACGCCCGCGGTGGCCTCGTCATAGACCTGAACGACTTCGACGAAACGGTCCACGGGCCGTGGGAGTGGGACCTGAAGCGGCTCGCGACCTCGCTGGTGCTCGCCGCCCGGGAAGCGGGGGCGGACGAGGACACCTGCCGCAAGGCGGCATACTTCGCGACCGGTTCGTACCGGCGCACGATGCGGCTGCTCGCCAAGCTCCCGGTCCTGGACGCGTGGAACGCCATCGCGGACGAGGAACTGGTCTCGCACGCCGACGCCCACGACCTGCTCGGCACGCTGGAGCGGGTCTCGGAGAAGGCGCGGGGCAACACCAGTGGGCGGTTCGCGGCCAAGTCGACGGAGGTCGCGGAGGACGGCGGGCGCCGCTTCGTCGACGCCCCGCCGGTGCTGCGGCGCGTGCCGGACGAAGAGGCCGCCGGGGTCGCACGGTCGCTGGAGGAGTATCTGGCCACGCTCTCCGAGGACCGTCTCCCGCTCCTCGCGAGGTACGCGGTGCACGACGTGGCGTTCCGCGTGGTCGGCACGGGCAGCGTGGGCACGCGCTCGTACGTGGTGCTGCTCCTCGACCATCGCGGTGAGGCCCTCGTCCTCCAGGTGAAGGAGGCCCGTACGTCCGTCCTGGTGCCGCATCTGGAGACGGTCGGCCTCGCGGTGCCCGAGGTGGCACACGAGGGCCGCCGGGTCGTCCTCGGCCAGAAGCGGATGCAGGTCGTCAGCGACATCCTCCTCGGCTGGACGTCGGTCGAGGGGCGCCCCTTCCAGGTGCGGCAGTTCCGCAACCGCAAGGGCAGCGTCGATCCCGCGGCGCTGGCCGCGGACCAGATAGACGACTACGCCCGGATGACCGGGGCCCTGCTGGCCCGGGCCCACGCGCACAGCGCCGATCCCCGGCTCATCGCGGGGTACTGCGGCAAGAGCGAGGAACTGGACGAGGCGGTCGCCACCTTCTCGGTGGCCTACGCGGACCGGACCGAGGCGGACCACGCGGAGCTGGTGGCGGCGGTGCGCGCGGGGCGGATCGTGGGGGAGCTGGGGGTTTGA
- a CDS encoding FHA domain-containing protein FhaB/FipA, whose protein sequence is MSELTLTVMRLGFLAVLWLFVIVAVQVIRSDLFGTRVTQRGSRRDANRPQQTARQAAPPQQRQQAAPPSGGGRQRRGAPTKLVVSEGILTGTTVALQGQTITLGRAHDSTIVLDDDYASSRHARIYPDRDGQWIVEDLGSTNGTYLDRNRLTTPTPIPLGAPIRIGKTVIELRK, encoded by the coding sequence ATGTCAGAGCTGACCCTCACGGTCATGCGGCTGGGTTTCCTGGCCGTACTGTGGCTGTTCGTGATCGTGGCCGTGCAGGTCATCCGCAGCGACCTGTTCGGAACGCGCGTCACACAGCGCGGCTCGCGCAGGGACGCCAACCGGCCGCAGCAGACCGCGCGCCAAGCCGCGCCGCCGCAGCAGCGCCAGCAGGCGGCACCACCGAGCGGCGGCGGCCGTCAGCGCCGTGGCGCCCCCACCAAGCTCGTCGTCTCCGAGGGCATCCTCACGGGCACGACGGTCGCACTGCAGGGGCAGACCATCACGCTGGGACGCGCACACGACAGCACCATCGTGCTGGACGACGACTACGCGTCCAGCAGGCATGCCAGGATCTACCCGGACCGTGACGGCCAGTGGATCGTCGAAGACCTCGGGTCCACCAACGGCACGTATCTCGACCGGAACCGACTGACGACTCCCACGCCGATCCCGCTGGGCGCGCCGATCCGCATCGGCAAGACCGTCATCGAGCTGCGGAAGTAG